The Candidatus Paceibacterota bacterium genomic interval ACTGAGGCTGTTTTCATTTTCTCCAACGTCGTTATTTTTAGTTGTGAGATGAAAAATCTTTGCAGTTGGATCAATCTCTAGGTTGACCTCATTAAATGCATTAGAGAAGACTGTGGAGGTCTTGAGGCTATTTAAAATATCCTGCTTAAGTAGCACTACCTCCGTAGTTGTCTCTTTTGGAATAATCTGACGATAATCTGGAAAAACTCCTTCCACCGCGCGCGAAAAAAGGTAGATTGAGTCTGTGGAAATTGAAACTTGATTCGCATCCGTTTTTATTTCAAAATCTCCCTCAACTCCATCAAAAATTCTGACAATTTCCGCCACATTTCTAAATGGAATAAGGGTTTGGGTAAAATTACCTATATTTTTAGCCTTTATTTTTTTCTCAGCCAAACGAAAAGCATCTGTGGCTGCATAGACCATAAAACCATTTTCGGCTTTTATGAGCACACTAGAAAGCTCTGGTTTCATGCTAGAAATAGCTGAGCTATACCAGACAGACTTGAGGCCTTTGATGAAATCCTTACCCGGTAAAGAAAAAACTTGACCTCCCGATACTTTTGGAATAGTAGGATAGTCCTCAATGGGATAAGTTTTTATTAGAGCATGACTTTGAGATGTTGAAACTTTTAAGGATCCGTCTATCATTTCCAGCTTTATGCTTTTTTCTGGAGGCAGATTGGACAAAAAACCATTTAGAATTGCTCCAGGCACAGCAATAACTCCATCTTGGATCACTTTTGCTGGTACAACGATTTCTACACCAAGATCCAGATTGGTGGCCTTTATGTTTAAATGTCCCCCTTTTGCTTCAAGTAAAAGACATTTCAATACCGGAAGGGTTGGATTCTTACTTGTTATTTTTTCTGCTTTTGAAATTGCCCCGACCAACTTTTCTTTTACACATTCGATGTTCATATGTTTTTTCTTTTTTATTATATATAAATATATGATGATGATAGTCTTGTGGATATGGGGAAAACTTTTTAAAGGCTTTCGATACTGGTTTTTTTAGGAATCCTTAAAGAATAAAATGTGGATATGGGACACTTCATGTGGATAACTTTAACCCAAACTTATTTTTATTTTTTACTTTTCAACATTCAGACCGGACGGTCTCCCAAACTTTTCCACTCCTTCTCCCCAGTTTTTTAAACCCTACTCACTTTTAATCCACATCAAATCAATGCGCGGATCTGATTTAATTCTTGGATAAGGAGAGGATTATTTTTTATTTCATTTTTAATTTTGTCGCATGAGTGAATGACAGTGGTGTGGTCTCGTCCACCCATTTTTTGTCCTATAAGAGGATATGAAATATTAAAGTCTTCTCGCAAAATATACATAGTGAGCTGTCTTGGTTTGACCACTTCTTGGCGGCGAGTTTTATTGTAAATGCTATCCTCCTCTATGTTGTAAAAACTAGCCACCGCTTTAATCACTTCTTTTACTGAAACATTTCGAACTGGTTTTGTAGAGTTCTTTGTGAGCATCTTTATATCACTGAGCGAGATGTCGTTTCCCTTCATCTGCATGTGGCATATGAGGGCGTTTAAGGCCCCTTCAAGCTCTCGAATGCTTCCTTCTACAGTGGAGGCAATATACTGAATGATTTCGAGAGGAATTTCTACTCCATTTTGGCGCGCTTTGGCTTGTAATATGGCCGTTTTTGACTCCAAGTCAGCAGGAGAAATATCTACCATCATTCCTGCCATGAAGCGCGATTTTAGACGATCCTCTAAGTTTTGAAGGTAGTTTGGATGGACATCAGATGAAAAGATAATCTGGCGATTGTTTTCATACATGTGGTTAAAGAGGTGAAAGAGCTCATCTTGAGTTTTTTCTTTGTTTGAAAGAAATTGGATATCATCCATAATCAATAGATCATATTTTCTATACTTTTCTTTGAACTGGTTTATTTTGTTGGCTTGCATCGAGCTGACATAATCAGTCGAAAATTTTTCAGAGGTAACATAAAAAACCCTTCGGTCTTTGTTGTGATTTTTTAGGTAGTTCCCCACTGCTTGCATGAGGTGTGTCTTACCAAGCCCTGTGCTTCCGTAGAAAAAAAGTGGATTGTAAGCAACAGGTTTTTTAATAATAGCCTGAGCTGCAGCATGCGCTAGTTCGTTAAAAGGTCCAACCACAAAACTTTCAAAAGTATATCGAGGGTTTAGGTTGTCATCAGGATTGATATAAAAGTCAGTCAAAGGAAGCTCTCGAGTAATGTTTTGGATTTTGTGGGTGTTGGCTTGGGGTGATTCAAGGTTTTGGTTTTTTTGATTATTGGCAATAACCACATAGTGGACAGATCTAACAAGGTTGTCTGAGTATTTTCTAAACAAACTCAACATGGTTTTGTGGTGTTTTTCAGCAATCCAGTCGCGGACAAAAACACTTGGGACCGAAACATACACTCCACCCTCTTCGTCAATCCTTTGTACCCCAGTATCCTTAAACCACATATTGAAATTAATTTTTGAGAAAGCCAGCTCTATTTCATTTAGGACCGAAGACCAGATTTGTTTTACATCCATAGTGGCTATAGTATAACTCCTTGCGGAAAAGAATGAACTTGCGACAAGGAGATAACTATGTTGATAAGTTGTGGATAATGCGCTATACTCCCTCATTATGTCTAGAACATATCAACCAAAAAAACGAAAGCGTGCTAAAAGCCATGGCTTTTTAGTGCGAAAGAAAACCCGTACAGGTAAAAATGTCATCACTCGCCGCCGTCACAAAGGTCGCAAACGACTTTCTACGGTGTAATGCTTGATGGTGGGGTCAAAACAAATGTTGCCTCGCACCCACAGAATAAACACAGACGAATGCAATAACATCCTCACCAAGGGTGTTTCTGTCTATACGCCCTTTTTTTCGCTTCGTTTTATAAAATACGCCCACACAGAGCCATTTAGTAGCAGTTTTGGGGTGGTGGTTTCAAAAAAAGTGGCCAAAACAGCGGTTGAAAGAAACCGCCTAAAGCGTCGTTCTAGAGAAATTATTAGGTCTTTTTTGTCAAAAATCCAGCCCAATTTTAAAGTGATGGTTTTTGTTTCGGCTGCCGCCAAAAAACTAAAAAAGGACCAGTTTTTGGAAGAACTTAGGGTTGTTTTAGTAAAAGCTGGTATACTAATGCCATGATTTCATACATTTTTCACCTTGTAGTTTACAATCCCTTATATAATGCACTGGTTTTTTTGATTGACGTCGTGCCAGGCCACAATGTGGGCGTGGTGGTTGTTTTACTGACCTGTATTGTCATGCTTATCCTCTTTCCCCTCTCCAGATCTTCAGTCAGAACCCAGCTCGAAATGAAATTGATGGAACCAGAGCTTGCTAAAATTCGTGAACGAAATAAAGGTAACAAACAGCAAGAAGCCCAAGAAATGATGGATTTCTACAAAAAGAACAAAATCAACCCTTTTTCAACAGTTTTTTTAACTTTTATTCAGATCCCTATTATTTTGGGCCTTTATTTTATATTTTACAGGGGAGGCTTGCCTATTATTGATAAATCAATCCTATATTCCTTTGTTGCCAATCCCTTGACGGTCAACATGCATTTTATTGGTATGGATATTGCCAAAGCAAGCATAGTTCTTGGTTTTTTAGCGGCCCTAACCCAGTTTTTTCAAGGGTGGTTTTCTGTCCCAGCCTTTACCCCAAGCCCAAAGTCGGCAGATTCTTCAGGGAAGCCATCTTTTAAGGACGACTTTGCTCGTAGCATGAACATCCAGATTCGCTATGTCATCCCGGTCTTTATTTTCCTTTTTTCTTTTAAAGTTTCAGGAGCGGTTTGTCTCTACTGGGCTACAAAAAGTATTTTTATGGTGGGGCAGGAGTTGGTAATACGCCACACTGTACGTAAACCTATTGAAAACAGGAACACAACAACTACTGCAGTAAGATAAAAGGCACTTGACGGAGACTTGCGAGCTCGACGGAGCGAGCACGAGGAATTTTTTAGTAGAAAAATATCCGTGCTCCGGAAAGCGCCTTTTATCTTACTGCAGGGGTAGATGTGTTTGTTGGAAGATTTAATACCCAAGGTGTGAGAGTAGTCTTATCAACAAAAACCAGCGCATCTTCGGCGGTATCAAGTGAAGGGTAGGTCACGTCAAGTGAAGCCCCGGTGACGACGTCCTGAGGGCGAACAATAACTTTACTTTCACCTGTGGTGGTGTTGATAGACCAGATTGTATCTGAAAAAGCTACATATCCTTGATACCAGGCATCTGGGTAGATGGCTGAAGGCGGGTTGTTTGGGATAGCACAGTACAAAATATTGTTGTCCTGACTCCAGGCACATTTTTCTGGCAAAGTATGGATAAATAATTTTTGCAAAATATTAGTATCGGGTTGATAAAGACTCATATTGATCACTCCCCCGTCAGTATTTTCTGCATACAAAACTTTTTTTCCATTAGGTGAGACAAGAGAGGTGAGGCCTTTTATACCCCCAAGAATTTTTGAAAAGGTTTTTGTTTGAGGATTAAGAAAGTATAAGTATCCCGGCACTGTACCCGAAGGTTTGGTTGTCATGGCAATAACCTTTGAATTTACCCAATCAACTAGCCATTCCTTGAGCGGAGAATCAAAAACAACACTTTGTTTTGTGCCGTCTGGTTTAGAAATAATCCCTCTAGGGCTAGTATTTAAAACATAGAACATCTGATCTCTTGTTGGGGACAAGGTTAAAGCCGTGATCTCGAAAGGTAAAGGTGAAGAGGTTAAAATACTTTCAGTCGAATTAAACAAATTTTGTCCCGGGGTTGAGGTTGAAACTGTTGATGTGGCTGGCTGGACACTGACAAACTCATTTTTTATAACATCAGTATCATTGATAAGCGAACGATAAATATAAGCATCCCCTGTTGCATTTGCCACATAAGCTTCATAAATCTTTGGTTTAGTGGTGTTGGTCACACGAGTGATTTGAAGGGTGCTGGTGGCTGCTTCAAAAATATTGCCCGTAGCTCTGTCTACAAAACGGATGAATGTTTCCAAATTTTTAACCACTTTTGTCTTTTGAGTAGAGCTGGCGGTGCTTGTCGAAGTCACTATTCTTTGAATAAAATCAATCCCTGCCACAGGCGACGTAGAAAGTTGTCTTAGTTGGGGAATGGCCAAATTTTGTTCTCCAAAACCCGAGGTGGCATCTGTGGTGCTTGAGACAAAAGGGGTGCCAGAGTTTTGGCTAGGGCTATTTTTTCCAAAAGAAAGAAAATCGAAGAGACTTTTTTGGGTCTGAGCTGTTGATCCTCCTGTTGTGTTTGGTCTGGCAACGTACCAGTAGACGCCAAACAACCCCCCAAAAACCAAAATGGAGATGGCTACGACGAGTGTAATAAACTTACCTCGAGACATATAGTTATATTGTATCGTAAATTGGATTAAATAAAAACTAAAAAAATGCAAAACTATGGATAAACCACACTCCAGCTGTTTCCGGTATCTATGAAAATTGAACCATCTGACATCACATACCCACCGTTGGCATTTTGCTGGACATAGTTTGAAAGAATATAATCTTGAAGAACGGTGTCATTTTGAAGATTGACAATGGGCTTGCCTATCCCTGGGCTGGTCACCCCTAAAACGGTCAGATTTGAGTCCCCGGTGTTGTTGGCCAAATCAACCAAACCACTTACCCCGCTTTGTCCAACAGTTGAGATATTATTACAGCCAAAAGTTTGGCCAAAAGTACAAGGCTGTTGAGCGATATTTACACCATTAGTGAGTAAATAGGCTCTGGCATTGTCTTCATTGTTAAAATAACTGGCCTGATCAGCGGCCGAGCCTCCAATAGGCTGAATACCAGAGGCCCCCGTATTTGGAGGACTGAAGGCATTGAAGCCTGTTGATGGGTTTGGAGTGCCAATGGGTGAGGTCGCAAACAACTGGTTATTCGCCGTTGCCGGAGTCCCCGCCGTCCCGTTCACTTGAGATATACTCAAATTCAAATTCAAAAGCTTAGGGTTGATAGTATTCAAGATAATAAATGACATCAAAGCCAAGACTAGCCCCCAAATAGCTGACCAAATCCTATCCTTCCCCTCCTCTTTACTCCCAATAGCCTCAGAGGTCATATATTGAATGCCACCAACCACTATCATAATAACTGCCAACACTCCTGCAGCTGCAATTCCCAACTTGTACATACTGTTTAGATAGGTAGGAAAATCCACCGGAGTAGCACTTACAAAATTTCCAATGTTGGTGAGAGGGGTGTAGGGTTGCATGTTAAATCTTTGTCTAAAGATTAAGGATAAAATGTGAAAGTAACATTATCAGGATTGGCGGCGTCGCGCGTGCCGTCCGTTGCCCCTATGGCCATACCAGCAGCCCGAGACATCTCTCCGTATCCCCCAGTGCTCGGACCGTGATCCCCAACAATTCCCCACACCTGTTTTCCTGTAGTATTGTCTTGGATAAGCACCGGTGTTCCTAAAGGAATGCTCGAACCGATGGGCACTACTACATACACATCAGTATTTGCATCAAGACTTTGACCGTTTGGTTGGTATGAGGTTTGGTTTTGGTGATACAAATCAAAATATGGAGGCTGTCCAATCCCATCAGTGTCGATTTTTACATTGTTGACAGTGGCCGTTTGTCCTCCGCCTGGCGCGGGAGAAAGACTATCAGCGGTTGGGGCTTGTCCGGGCAAGCCATAAGCCCCCGTTAAGGCATTGTAACCAGTATAGGGATTGACCCCCGCCGTTCCTGTAGTCGTCGCAAACAACTGGTTATTCGCCGTTGCCGGAGTCCCCGCCGTCCCGTTCACTTGAGATATACTCAAATTCAAATTCAAAAGCTTAGGGTTGATAGTATTCAAGATAATAAATGACATCAAAGCCAAGACTAGCCCCCAAATAGCTGACCAAATCCTATCCTTCCCCTCCTCTTTACTCCCAATAGCCTCAGAGGTCATATATTGAATGCCACCAACCACTATCATAATAACTGCCAACACTCCTGCAGCTGCAATTCCCAACTTGTACATACTGTTTAGATAGGTAGGAAAATCCACCGGAGTAGCACTTACAAAATTTCCAATGTTGGTGAGAGGGGTGTAGGGTTGCATGGGGATGTTTTGTAGGGTTATTTTCCAATCAAAAACGAGATAGCGTTGGCAGCTTGTTCCAAAAGCTTGTCGGTACTATTGATCTGGACAGCTATATCAGACTGACCTTTTTCTTTGGTGGCCTGACGAAAGACAACTTCATTTTGATTTGTGGGAACATCGATTGAATTGTTGTTGATCGACCAAGCATAGCCCAAAGTCGAACCATTTTTGGCATTGGTTCCAAAAAAATATGGGTAGGCGGCTACTTTTACCTCAGCTTGATTGAGATTGTATGAGCCTTGAAGGGCCCGATTGAATAAAATTCCATAAAGAGGATTGTCTTCATACAGAGCGACTTGAGGGTCTCCAGGAATAAGATCGACATCGTTGGCCGCTTTGGTAGATGAATCCTGGGCCGAAGAAACTTCCACTGCCACATTGTCAGGCTTGGTAAGAATGTTGCCAGTGACATCGAAATAATTTATGCCAAAGCCGGATTTGTCTGCATAAGCGGTGTAATTTTTCTTCCAATTATAAATAATGTTTGAACGACTGACTTGAGAGCCATTTGAAATAAGAGTAGGCAGAGCCACTACTCTCACGTTGTCTTGATATGAGTAGAGAGCCTTACCTTTATAAAAAGGAGGGGTATATGAGTCCGCTTCCCAAATCAGATCTACATCGGCAGGAGCAATAGTGACGCTGCGAGTAAAGGCAGGGCCGTTTATAGGGGTGACGGTGATGTCAATTTTCGTCACTTTGCCTATTGGGCCAGCGTTTAAATTTAAAGATTTGAGACCAGTGCCGCTGGTGAAAGTTTTTCCATTGACTGCCCATGACACATTGGCCCGATCGAGGTCGATGCCAAAAGCTTCGATGGAAACGGAAACAGAATCGTTCGGTTTGGGAATCTCAGGGTCAACGGTGACGGTGGCTTGTTCTTGGATCTCAGGAATTTGTGAGGTGATGTCTGGACTTTGTTGGGCAAAGGCCAAAAAAGGAGAGAATGCGAGTATGGAACCCACACTAAAAGAGAAAACATGAGTAAGAAAATTATTCTTCATCCTCATAATAGTACCACACTAGGCTGCCTCCTGGTATTCGTCACTATCCCCTTGATTGTTGGCCGGCTGGTTTCTGAAACGATTTGGTTTTTCATCTGACGCACCTTCAGGGCGGAAACGGTTTGGCCGAATGATTTTACTTTCAGCGCCGGCATTTTTTTGATTTTGAATTTTATCTTGCTCTCTAGAGGCTTGGATAACCGCTCTAACCATCCCAGGAAAGCCAGGCTGCGGAAGGCCTTCTTTTTGAGGAAAAATAGGCAATAGATCAATAATCGGGATTAAAGCCACAATATCTCTTAAAATAAAAACTTTAAAAATAGTGGGGTCGGTAATCTTGACGTTTTTGGTGGTAAACCAAAATATATATACAGCTGTCATGACAGCCATAAAGATGATACTGATGATTTCTCCTACTAAAAACCAGTCTCCGACTATGTTTATCACAAAATCAAGAGCATAGACGCACCAAGCGGCTCCTTCCATAAGAGTCTCGTCACCAGTTGAAATACGTTGTTGAGATGCAGACATAAAGTAGCGTTTTAAGCGTTCCCTTTATCGAGTAAATCTTCTTTGGCTTTTTTCATGGCCAAGATCTGACTAGGATTGGAGGTGATGATCTGGTCTTCAGTGTACGAAGCAATCACTTTGATAGCGACGTGTTTGAGACCGGCAAAAAAGATGCCTTCACCCACATCGGATTCAAGTAAGAGAAATTTTTCTTCTTCAGTGAGATTGAAAGTTTTTTGGATGACATCAATAGAAGAGGGAGACTGCTTGAGTAGGACCTGGATAGATGAGTTGGTAATAATCGGCAGACCGTAAGGAGAAGCCAAGAAGTCCTCTACGTCCTGGGTGATAGTGGCAAGACCTAAGTAATATTTACGCCCTCGTTTTGCCAAACCAAGCAGGAAGCTAGCCGTATCCTCTGATTTCATCATCCACCAAGCCTCGTCGATGACAAGGAGGCGTTTACGTAAATCTTTGCGCACAGCATTCCAAATAAAGTGCATGACGATATACATAGCGATTGGTTTGAGCTCGTCTTCCATATCGCGGAGTGAAAACACCACAAATTTTTTATTGATATCGACATTGGTTGGACGGTTGATAAAACCAGCCCAAGTCCCTTTGGTATATTTTGTTAGACGCTGCACTAGGCTCTCTCCTCCCTCCATGCCCGCAAGCACTAGCTCAAAATCAGACATAAGAGGCGGCTCGATGGTGGCAAAGTTGGACTCTGGAGTAATGTCCCTGAGGGCGTAGGTTTCACTGATGGCGCGGTCGATGATGGAATCCTCTTCGGGGCTCAAACCTCCAAGCATGATGCGGAAAAGACCCACGAGGTTGATAATATTTGAGCGGAGGACGTCGGCGGCGGACTCGTCTTCTCGAGCGATTGGTAGGTCAAAAGGATTGATATGGTGTTCAGACGTGAGAGAAATATTAAAATAGCGGCCGCCTGTGGCTTCAGCCATATATTCGTATTCACGTTCTGGATCAAGGACGATGACTTCGGTATCAAACATCAAAGTGCGCAAAATTTCGAGCTTGGTGGCGTAGGATTTTCCCGATCCGGCCTTGGCGAAGGTCACAGAGTTGTAGTTTTCTAGTGAAAATCTGTCGAAAAGAATGAGGCTGGAGTTGTGTCGGTTGATGCCATAAAGAATTCCTTTATCTGAGGTAAGATCAAAAGAAATAAAAGGAAAAAGACTTGAGAGAGGCGAAGAGTTGAGTTTTGAGTGCACCGCTAGCTCGTCCGTAGCAATAGGCAAAATACTCTTGTAGCCTTGCTCCTGCTGAAAAAGGGCAGGCTTTATGTAGACCAAGCTGGCCTCGAGAATGGATTTTATTTCAGATTCTATTTTATCAAGCTCGCCATCTGTATCCGCGTATATGGAAATATAAAGACCCACATCAAAGATACGTTCCTGGGCTTGTTGGAGATTGTCGCGGAGATTTTCGAGATCTTGATAGGCGGTGTCGAGCATCGGGTCTCGCACCAGGCCTTTTTCCTCCCGAATGTGAATCTGGCTCTGAACCTCAGCCACTTTTTTCTGAAATTGGCGCAAGACCCGGGAAGTCTCAATAGGATGAATAAAAATCGAGACATCAAAAATCTTGTCGAGGTTGATAATAGGAGCAAACCAGCTTTCAGTCAGATAGCGGGGATAAGAAATGACAAAAAAGGTTCGGACGATTTTGTCGCCAAGATTGAGGGCTCGCGGAGTGATCTTGAGAGCAGAAGGTGCAATAACATCCTGGAGCTCAAGCACTCCAGACTGATAAATCTCCTGAGGCAGGATAGAAGTAATAACTGGCGCGGTCTTGGGTTTTGGTTTTATAAAATCAAGGAGTGACATGTTTTTGTTTTTTTACTTATTACTCTTTACTTATTGCCCCTATTGCTCCACATGGATAGGCTTGTCTATATCCCCTGGGTTGAAAATCTTGTAGAAAAGCTCAATCAATTCTTCGGTGCCAAGCTTGACCACTCGGATCCCACAGCGCACCAAACCTTGCTCGACGACCTCGATACGCTGCTCGAGCTGACTTCGGTTTTCCTCAAAGTTTTGAATATCTTCGGCTGCCACTACGGATTTTTTCTTGGACTGGAAAACGCTCAATGGCCCTGTTTTTTTGGCCTGGATGACACTAGGAGTGTACGGCACCACGATAAAAAAGCTTTTGGTCATGATGTTGGTAGATTCAGTAAAGCTTTTGATGAACTCAATGTACTCATGGGTCTGAATTTTCATCAAATCTCCTGTCTGCTCGAGCTGGCGCTGCTCTAGAAGCGCAATATATGGTCGAATGTCTAGTTTGCGTGACTGACATAGATCTGGATTGGA includes:
- the dnaN gene encoding DNA polymerase III subunit beta, which encodes MNIECVKEKLVGAISKAEKITSKNPTLPVLKCLLLEAKGGHLNIKATNLDLGVEIVVPAKVIQDGVIAVPGAILNGFLSNLPPEKSIKLEMIDGSLKVSTSQSHALIKTYPIEDYPTIPKVSGGQVFSLPGKDFIKGLKSVWYSSAISSMKPELSSVLIKAENGFMVYAATDAFRLAEKKIKAKNIGNFTQTLIPFRNVAEIVRIFDGVEGDFEIKTDANQVSISTDSIYLFSRAVEGVFPDYRQIIPKETTTEVVLLKQDILNSLKTSTVFSNAFNEVNLEIDPTAKIFHLTTKNNDVGENENSLSAALTGESLKINFNYKYLHDCFQSIDTDSISFSFAGLNKALIIKGVNDQSFMYLVMPMNK
- the dnaA gene encoding chromosomal replication initiator protein DnaA produces the protein MDVKQIWSSVLNEIELAFSKINFNMWFKDTGVQRIDEEGGVYVSVPSVFVRDWIAEKHHKTMLSLFRKYSDNLVRSVHYVVIANNQKNQNLESPQANTHKIQNITRELPLTDFYINPDDNLNPRYTFESFVVGPFNELAHAAAQAIIKKPVAYNPLFFYGSTGLGKTHLMQAVGNYLKNHNKDRRVFYVTSEKFSTDYVSSMQANKINQFKEKYRKYDLLIMDDIQFLSNKEKTQDELFHLFNHMYENNRQIIFSSDVHPNYLQNLEDRLKSRFMAGMMVDISPADLESKTAILQAKARQNGVEIPLEIIQYIASTVEGSIRELEGALNALICHMQMKGNDISLSDIKMLTKNSTKPVRNVSVKEVIKAVASFYNIEEDSIYNKTRRQEVVKPRQLTMYILREDFNISYPLIGQKMGGRDHTTVIHSCDKIKNEIKNNPLLIQELNQIRALI
- the rpmH gene encoding 50S ribosomal protein L34, whose product is MSRTYQPKKRKRAKSHGFLVRKKTRTGKNVITRRRHKGRKRLSTV
- the rnpA gene encoding ribonuclease P protein component, which codes for MLPRTHRINTDECNNILTKGVSVYTPFFSLRFIKYAHTEPFSSSFGVVVSKKVAKTAVERNRLKRRSREIIRSFLSKIQPNFKVMVFVSAAAKKLKKDQFLEELRVVLVKAGILMP
- a CDS encoding YidC/Oxa1 family membrane protein insertase — protein: MISYIFHLVVYNPLYNALVFLIDVVPGHNVGVVVVLLTCIVMLILFPLSRSSVRTQLEMKLMEPELAKIRERNKGNKQQEAQEMMDFYKKNKINPFSTVFLTFIQIPIILGLYFIFYRGGLPIIDKSILYSFVANPLTVNMHFIGMDIAKASIVLGFLAALTQFFQGWFSVPAFTPSPKSADSSGKPSFKDDFARSMNIQIRYVIPVFIFLFSFKVSGAVCLYWATKSIFMVGQELVIRHTVRKPIENRNTTTTAVR
- a CDS encoding pilin — protein: MQPYTPLTNIGNFVSATPVDFPTYLNSMYKLGIAAAGVLAVIMIVVGGIQYMTSEAIGSKEEGKDRIWSAIWGLVLALMSFIILNTINPKLLNLNLSISQVNGTAGTPATANNQLFATSPIGTPNPSTGFNAFSPPNTGASGIQPIGGSAADQASYFNNEDNARAYLLTNGVNIAQQPCTFGQTFGCNNISTVGQSGVSGLVDLANNTGDSNLTVLGVTSPGIGKPIVNLQNDTVLQDYILSNYVQQNANGGYVMSDGSIFIDTGNSWSVVYP
- a CDS encoding pilin, which encodes MQPYTPLTNIGNFVSATPVDFPTYLNSMYKLGIAAAGVLAVIMIVVGGIQYMTSEAIGSKEEGKDRIWSAIWGLVLALMSFIILNTINPKLLNLNLSISQVNGTAGTPATANNQLFATTTGTAGVNPYTGYNALTGAYGLPGQAPTADSLSPAPGGGQTATVNNVKIDTDGIGQPPYFDLYHQNQTSYQPNGQSLDANTDVYVVVPIGSSIPLGTPVLIQDNTTGKQVWGIVGDHGPSTGGYGEMSRAAGMAIGATDGTRDAANPDNVTFTFYP
- a CDS encoding DUF87 domain-containing protein; the protein is MSLLDFIKPKPKTAPVITSILPQEIYQSGVLELQDVIAPSALKITPRALNLGDKIVRTFFVISYPRYLTESWFAPIINLDKIFDVSIFIHPIETSRVLRQFQKKVAEVQSQIHIREEKGLVRDPMLDTAYQDLENLRDNLQQAQERIFDVGLYISIYADTDGELDKIESEIKSILEASLVYIKPALFQQEQGYKSILPIATDELAVHSKLNSSPLSSLFPFISFDLTSDKGILYGINRHNSSLILFDRFSLENYNSVTFAKAGSGKSYATKLEILRTLMFDTEVIVLDPEREYEYMAEATGGRYFNISLTSEHHINPFDLPIAREDESAADVLRSNIINLVGLFRIMLGGLSPEEDSIIDRAISETYALRDITPESNFATIEPPLMSDFELVLAGMEGGESLVQRLTKYTKGTWAGFINRPTNVDINKKFVVFSLRDMEDELKPIAMYIVMHFIWNAVRKDLRKRLLVIDEAWWMMKSEDTASFLLGLAKRGRKYYLGLATITQDVEDFLASPYGLPIITNSSIQVLLKQSPSSIDVIQKTFNLTEEEKFLLLESDVGEGIFFAGLKHVAIKVIASYTEDQIITSNPSQILAMKKAKEDLLDKGNA